The following is a genomic window from Amycolatopsis acidiphila.
GGCCACCAACGCCCTGCTCGAAGGAGACGTCGCGACCGTCGGCATCGCCGGGATCGGCGCCGGGTTCGACGGGTTCGCCACGCGGCGGCTCACGGCACTCGGCAAGCTCGAGCTGGCGCCTGGCCGACGCCTGCCGATCCGGTACGCGGCGGTGCGCGACGCGAGCGACCCGGTCGCGGTCAAGGAGGCGCTCGCGCGGCTGCGCGCAGAGGGCGCGGAGGTGATCGTCGCCGTCGAACCGTTCAGTGTGGACGATCCCGAAGGCGAGCAAGCCGTCCTGGACGCCGCGCGCGAACAAGGTCTGCTCGGCACCTCCACGCACGAGATCACCAGCCTCTACGGGCTGACGAAGCGGGCACGCACAGCGGTGCTCAACGCGGGCATCATGCCGCGCATGGTCTCCACCGCCGACCTCGTGGAGGCCAGCGTCCAGCGCGCCGGGATCACCGCGCCGCTGATGGTCATGCGCGGCGACGGCGGCGTCATGTCGTTGCCGGAGATGCGGCGGCGGCCGTTGCTGACAGCGCTTTCCGGCCCGGCGGCGGGCGTCGCGGGCGCACTGATGGGGGAGAAGCTCAGCGAAGGGGTCTTCCTGGAGACCGGCGGCACCTCGACCGACATCAGCGTCATCCGGCGCGGCCGGGTCCAGGTGCGGCACGCGCATCTCGCCGGCCGCGAGACGTACCTGCCCGCGCTCGACGTGCGGACCGTCGGCATCGGCGGCGGCTCGCTCATCCGGTTCTCCGGCCGCGCGGTGACCGACGTCGGCCCGCGCAGCGCGCACATCGCCGGCCTCGCGTACGCGTGCTTCGCCCCCGCGTCGGCCCTCACCGACGCGAAGCTGGTCACGATCTCGCCGCGTCCCGACGACCCCGCGGACTACGTCGCGCTCGAAGCGCCCGACGGCACCCGCTACGCGCTCACATTGACCTGTGCGGCGAACGCCCTCGGCATCGTGCCGGCCGGTTCCTACGCGCGGAGCGAGCCGGAGTCCGCGCGGCTCGCCGTGCAGCCGCTCGCCCAGGCGCTCGCCGTCCCGGTGGAGGAAGCCGCCAGGACCGTGCTGCGGCAGGCGATCAAGCCGGTGCGGGACGTGGTCGACGAGCTGGCCCGCGAGTACCAACTCGACCACCTGACGCTCGTCGGCGGCGGTGGCGGAGCGGCGGCCGTGACGCCGTTCCTGGGCGAGGAAGCCGAGCAGGACTGGCGGATCGCCGCGCACAGCGAGGTGATCAGCCCGCTCGGCGCGGCACTCGCGCTGGTGCGGGAGTCGGTGGAGCGGATCGTGCCCGGTCCGTCCAATGCGGACATCCTCGCCGCACGGGCCGAAGCCGAGGCCGCGGTGATCGCGCAGGGCGCGGACCCGTCCGGTGTCGAGGTCGACGTGACGGTCGACCCGCGGCGCAACCTCATCCGCGCCATCGCCACGGGCGCGACCGAGCTGCGTACGAAGGACCGTGCGTCCACAGTGGACGAAGGCGTGGTGCGCGGCGAAGTGGCACGCAGCATCGGCGTCCCGGTGGCCGAGGTCGAGGAGCTGGCCGCGGCGGGGCAGCACCGGGTGTTCGGCGCCCGGGCCAGGCGCAAGGGGCCGCTCGGCAGGTTCGCCGCGCCGGTGCGGTACGTCCGGGTGGTGGACGGCGAAGGCGTGATCCGCCTGCACAGCACGGGCGCCGCGGTCGAGCAGACCGATGTCGCGTCCGCGCAGAGCCGTCTCGCGACGTTGGTCGACCAGCACACCCATTACGGCGACGGCGGTTCGCGCGCGCCCGCGCTGTGGCTGCTCGCCGGGCCGAAGATCGCGGACCTGTCCGGGGTCCTCGACCGGGACCAGCTGGTCGCCCTGATCGGCGCCGAGCTCAAGACGCGGGCACCGGCGGAACCGGTCGTCGCGATCCTGGAGGACCGGAAATGAGCGACGTCGATCTGGCCGCCGAGCTGCTGCGCGCCACGCCGATCCACGAGCGCCGCAGCGAGGAGCAGTTGCGGGCGTGGGCGGAGATCGCACTGTCCTATGGGGACGAGCTGGCCGACCGGCCGGACCCGGACGAGGAGATCGAGGTCGTCGAGCGCGACGGTGGCCTGCGCGAGGGCGAGCTGCTGCTCGCGGAGTACCAGAAATCCACCGTGACGCTGTACCGGGACTCCTTGGCACGAGTGGAAAAGCTGGCCGCGCGCAAGGGGTGGGCGGTGTCGCGCGAAGGGCTGCGCAGGGCGGCCGTCGCGCACGAGCTCGTCCACCACCGCCTCGACGTCCGCGAGCTCAACCGCAGGCTCGGGCACACCGCCGCGCGGCTGGGCAGGCTGCGCATCCGGGGGCACGTCGCCGGGGCCGACGAGATCGTCGCGCACCGGTTCGCCCACCGCCGCAGCGGCCTCGGCGTCAGCCCGCTGCTGCTCACCACCGCACTCCGAGGAGACTGACCATGGGTATCGCGATTCTGGCCCTGATGGCCGTGGGCGTGGTCCTGATGCTGACCCGCGTGCTGCCCACCGCGTTCGCGCTCGTGCTGCTGGCACTGGGCATCTCGATCCTGGCGCGGGCGCCGTGGACGGGGGACAAGAACAGCATCCTGACCGCGGTGCTGCAGAACGGCGCGCCCGCGCTCGCGTCGACGATGATCGCCGTGCTGCTCGGTTCGTGGCTGGGAGCGCTCCTGGACGAGACCGGCATCGCCGCGACGCTGGTCCGCAAGATCGTCGAGTTCGGCGGCGAGCGGCCGTCGGTGGTGGCGCTGGGCGTGTTCGCGGTGTCGATCCTGTGCGGCAGCATCACCGGCTCCGCACCCGCCGCGATGCTCGCCGGTGTGGTCGGCATCCCCGCGATGAGCGCCGTCGGCGTCTCCCCGGTCGTCGCCGGTGGCACGGTGCTGATGGGCGTGGGCGCGGGGTCGCCGCTGGAGCTGCCGGTGTGGCAGTTCCTCGCCGACGCGCTCGGCTCGCCGGTGGCCGACGTCCGGTCGATCATGATCAAGCTGTTCCCGGTGGCGCTGGTCGTCGGCATCGCGTACGTCCTCATCGAGACGCGCCGCAGGGGGGCGCGGCACGCGTGGGCGGTGAAGCTGGACCGGCCGAAGGCACGCGTCCGCCGCGGCGACGCGCCCTGGTACGCGCTGCTCACCCCGCTGGTGCCGATCGTGCTGGCGCTCGGGTTCGCCGTCCCGATCGTCCCGTCGCTGCTGGCGGGCCTGGTGTACGCGCTGGTCACGACGACCAAGTGGGGCGAGCTCAACGGGCGCGCACTGCGCTCGCTGTACAAGGGGTTCGAGGTGGCGGCGCCGCCGATCGCCCTGTTCGTCGCGATCGGCATGCTGCTCGCGGCGGTGAAGCTGCCGGGCGCGAAGAGCGCGCTGACGCCGATCGTGTCGGCGATCAGCCCGTCCGGCGCGGTGTGGTTCGTCGTGGTGTTCGCGATCCTCGTGCCGCTGTGCCTGTTCCGCGGGCCGCTCAACGTGTTCGGGCTCGGGGCCGGGGTCGCCGGGGTGCTGGTGACCGGCGGGATCTACCCGCTGCCGGCGGTGGTCGGGCTGATGGCCTCGTACAACCAGGTGTTCGGCGTGTCGGACCCGACGAGCACGCAGACCGTGTGGGCCGCGCAGTACGCCGGGGTGCGGCCCGAGAAGGCGATGATCTCGACGCTGCCGTACACCTGGGTCGTCGGGCTGGGCGGGATGATCCTGACCGCGGTGCTGTACCTGTGATCACGACGTCCGACGGGCTGCGGCTGGAGTCGGCGTGGCAGCCCGGTGGCGGGCAGGCGGTGGTGCTGGCGCACGGCATCACCGCCGACCTCGACGAGCAGGGGCTGTTCGTGGCACTGGCCGGACGCCTTGCCGCGGCGGGGTTTTCGGTGCTGCGGTTCTCGTTCCGCGGGCACGGCGGGAGCGACGGGGAGCCGCGGGACATGACGGTCGCGGGGGAGCGGCTGGACCTGCGGGCGGCGGTGGACTCGGTCGGGAGCCCGGTGTCGATCGTCGCGTCGAGCTTCGGCGCGGTGAGCACCGCGCTGTCGCTGGCGTCGCTGCCGGTGCGGTCGGTCGTGTTGTGGCAGCCGGTGCTGGACCTGCGCGGAACGTTCCTCTCGCCGTCGTTGCCGCGTGCCCGTGCGTTGTACGAGGACAAGACTTCGTTGCGGGAGAAGGGTTTCCTCGACATCGAGGACAGGTTCGAGCTGGGTGCCGGGCTGTTCGAGGAGTTCGCGGTCCTGGACCCGCTGGCCGCGTTCCTGGCGAGTGACGTCCCGGCGTTGGTGGTGCACGGGGATGAGGACGAGCACATCTCGTACGAGGTGGCGCGCGAGGCGGCGGCGTGCAGAGGGCGAACGGATTGGTACCCGGTGGCCGGGGATGGGCACGGATTCCGGCGGACGGGGTCGGA
Proteins encoded in this region:
- a CDS encoding alpha/beta hydrolase translates to MITTSDGLRLESAWQPGGGQAVVLAHGITADLDEQGLFVALAGRLAAAGFSVLRFSFRGHGGSDGEPRDMTVAGERLDLRAAVDSVGSPVSIVASSFGAVSTALSLASLPVRSVVLWQPVLDLRGTFLSPSLPRARALYEDKTSLREKGFLDIEDRFELGAGLFEEFAVLDPLAAFLASDVPALVVHGDEDEHISYEVAREAAACRGRTDWYPVAGDGHGFRRTGSEVVEVTARWLVRQAGLRDSTTCMR
- a CDS encoding hydantoinase/oxoprolinase family protein, translating into MTQHPPRHVRIGIDVGGTFTDAVVVDARSFELLGQVKVPTSHDHADGVAHGILEALEKLQADVGIGARDVSFLAHGTTQATNALLEGDVATVGIAGIGAGFDGFATRRLTALGKLELAPGRRLPIRYAAVRDASDPVAVKEALARLRAEGAEVIVAVEPFSVDDPEGEQAVLDAAREQGLLGTSTHEITSLYGLTKRARTAVLNAGIMPRMVSTADLVEASVQRAGITAPLMVMRGDGGVMSLPEMRRRPLLTALSGPAAGVAGALMGEKLSEGVFLETGGTSTDISVIRRGRVQVRHAHLAGRETYLPALDVRTVGIGGGSLIRFSGRAVTDVGPRSAHIAGLAYACFAPASALTDAKLVTISPRPDDPADYVALEAPDGTRYALTLTCAANALGIVPAGSYARSEPESARLAVQPLAQALAVPVEEAARTVLRQAIKPVRDVVDELAREYQLDHLTLVGGGGGAAAVTPFLGEEAEQDWRIAAHSEVISPLGAALALVRESVERIVPGPSNADILAARAEAEAAVIAQGADPSGVEVDVTVDPRRNLIRAIATGATELRTKDRASTVDEGVVRGEVARSIGVPVAEVEELAAAGQHRVFGARARRKGPLGRFAAPVRYVRVVDGEGVIRLHSTGAAVEQTDVASAQSRLATLVDQHTHYGDGGSRAPALWLLAGPKIADLSGVLDRDQLVALIGAELKTRAPAEPVVAILEDRK
- a CDS encoding TRAP transporter large permease produces the protein MGIAILALMAVGVVLMLTRVLPTAFALVLLALGISILARAPWTGDKNSILTAVLQNGAPALASTMIAVLLGSWLGALLDETGIAATLVRKIVEFGGERPSVVALGVFAVSILCGSITGSAPAAMLAGVVGIPAMSAVGVSPVVAGGTVLMGVGAGSPLELPVWQFLADALGSPVADVRSIMIKLFPVALVVGIAYVLIETRRRGARHAWAVKLDRPKARVRRGDAPWYALLTPLVPIVLALGFAVPIVPSLLAGLVYALVTTTKWGELNGRALRSLYKGFEVAAPPIALFVAIGMLLAAVKLPGAKSALTPIVSAISPSGAVWFVVVFAILVPLCLFRGPLNVFGLGAGVAGVLVTGGIYPLPAVVGLMASYNQVFGVSDPTSTQTVWAAQYAGVRPEKAMISTLPYTWVVGLGGMILTAVLYL